A stretch of DNA from Rheinheimera sp. MMS21-TC3:
AACCAAGCTTTGACAGTAAATTAATTGAGGTCAGGTTACTAGCGTTCGTTAAACCTACTATTCTAGTTAAATTTAATTTGTGATAACCATACTGAAGCACAGCTTTTGCCGCTTCGGTTGCATAACCTTGCCCCCAGTATTGCGGCAATAAAGCAAAACCAATATCAGTTTCTTGCAAGTTTGACCTGTAGATTAAACCACAGATCCCCATAGGTTCAGCATTATCAACATGCTCGACTAAATACAAACCATAGCCATAAGTATGATAACTTTTCATAGGTCCATTTAATAAATAATCTAAAGCATCTTGTTCATTGCGCACACCACGATCGGCAATATTGTGTATAAACGAAGGCTCATTTAATAAATGCAATATGAACTGAGCATCTGCAACAGTCAGATGACGAATACGTAAACGCGGTGTTTCAGCAATAATCATAACTAGCCTAATAGTTAGATGAAAATAAAGCTTAGCATATATGGCAACGCAAATTATTCCTATAGATATAAGGAAATAATGGAGTGTTGAGTGGAGAAAAGTGGTCGGTGATGCAGGATTTGAACCTGCGACCCCTTGGACCCAAACCAAGTGCGCTACCAAGCTGCGCTAATCACCGACTATAAAGAAATGGGGTGGATGATGGGGTTCGAACCCACGACAACCGGAATCACAATCCGGGGCTCTACCAACTGAGCTACAACCACCATTGAAACTGTACTATTTATCTTTAAGCCT
This window harbors:
- a CDS encoding GNAT family N-acetyltransferase, yielding MIIAETPRLRIRHLTVADAQFILHLLNEPSFIHNIADRGVRNEQDALDYLLNGPMKSYHTYGYGLYLVEHVDNAEPMGICGLIYRSNLQETDIGFALLPQYWGQGYATEAAKAVLQYGYHKLNLTRIVGLTNASNLTSINLLSKLGLQFEKTVLLSGQQQVMLFS